A genomic stretch from Arthrobacter sp. KBS0702 includes:
- a CDS encoding VOC family protein, with the protein MTLVLSKATTVLPVDDAERAHRFYADTLGLPHRGMTDDGSELFGSAGGPMLQLMPVRDGKHSEHTTLSFEVSGIERTVKEMEAKGVMFQDYDLPGLKTENHICTTDSEKCAWFMDTEHNILCVHENITTAADYQL; encoded by the coding sequence ATGACCCTCGTTTTAAGCAAAGCCACAACGGTCCTGCCAGTCGATGATGCAGAGCGTGCCCACCGCTTCTATGCGGACACCCTGGGCCTGCCTCACCGTGGAATGACAGACGATGGAAGCGAGCTCTTTGGCTCAGCCGGCGGCCCGATGCTGCAGCTGATGCCAGTCCGGGATGGAAAGCATTCAGAGCACACCACCCTGAGTTTCGAAGTCAGCGGGATCGAACGCACGGTCAAGGAAATGGAAGCCAAGGGCGTCATGTTCCAGGACTACGATCTGCCCGGCCTCAAGACCGAGAACCATATTTGCACCACGGATTCGGAGAAGTGCGCCTGGTTTATGGACACCGAGCACAACATTCTCTGCGTGCACGAGAACATCACCACGGCGGCCGACTACCAGCTCTGA
- a CDS encoding heparan-alpha-glucosaminide N-acetyltransferase domain-containing protein, translating into MDATDHSGIGEEFSGPGPRPVLPEGSGSAPRAPGRNQPKRRLMGLDAVRGFALVGMMGVHLLPAWTDNFEPTASWLLFAGKSAALFAVLAGVALAFNSGGRRPMRGRTLTAARASLAVRGLLILGLGLAIAYVDMPAYIILAYYGAMFILAIPLLGLSVRPVAFAALALALAGPVIMQAVRDGLPEPGYDPTFATALADPGVFFSQLLFTGVYPALPWMAYICAGLAVGRLNLTDAGIQLRLLTGGAALAVGAWLASVLALGPLGGLKAIQDATPALSADAVNDALIWGPDSSLPTTSWWWLTIAAPHSSTPLDILLTIGTSLAAIGAALLAANVIRGVLTPLAAAGSMTLTLYSAHLLVLATGFLADLPYVSWGIQVAVAVVFAFLWKRSLGRGPLERVIAAATQRTRDHVLASRPQPA; encoded by the coding sequence ATGGATGCAACCGATCATTCCGGCATTGGCGAAGAGTTTTCCGGGCCCGGTCCCCGGCCCGTCCTGCCGGAGGGATCAGGCTCCGCGCCCCGGGCACCCGGCCGAAACCAACCCAAGCGACGCCTCATGGGCCTGGACGCCGTGCGTGGTTTCGCCCTGGTCGGAATGATGGGCGTGCATCTGCTTCCTGCCTGGACGGACAACTTCGAACCCACCGCAAGCTGGCTGCTCTTCGCCGGCAAATCCGCGGCACTGTTTGCGGTGCTGGCCGGCGTCGCGCTGGCCTTCAATTCCGGCGGGCGGAGGCCTATGCGTGGCCGCACCCTCACCGCGGCCCGGGCATCCCTCGCCGTCCGCGGGCTGCTGATCCTGGGACTCGGCCTGGCCATCGCGTACGTCGATATGCCCGCCTACATCATCCTGGCCTACTACGGGGCGATGTTCATTCTGGCGATCCCCCTGCTGGGGCTCTCCGTCCGCCCGGTGGCGTTCGCGGCCCTGGCCTTGGCACTCGCCGGACCCGTCATCATGCAGGCCGTGCGGGACGGGCTTCCCGAGCCGGGCTACGACCCCACGTTCGCCACGGCGTTGGCCGACCCGGGCGTGTTCTTCAGCCAGCTGCTGTTCACCGGCGTCTACCCTGCGCTGCCGTGGATGGCCTATATCTGCGCCGGACTGGCGGTGGGGCGCCTGAACCTCACGGATGCGGGGATCCAGCTCCGGCTGCTGACCGGAGGGGCGGCGCTGGCCGTGGGCGCGTGGCTGGCCTCAGTCCTTGCGCTGGGTCCCCTGGGCGGCCTGAAAGCGATCCAGGATGCAACCCCCGCGCTGTCCGCCGACGCCGTCAACGACGCGCTAATCTGGGGGCCGGATTCCAGCCTGCCGACGACGTCCTGGTGGTGGCTGACGATCGCGGCGCCGCATTCCAGCACACCCCTGGACATCCTTCTCACGATCGGAACATCCCTGGCCGCCATCGGCGCCGCGCTGCTGGCCGCCAACGTCATCCGCGGCGTCCTCACGCCCCTGGCCGCCGCCGGCAGCATGACCCTGACCTTGTATTCCGCCCACCTCTTGGTCCTTGCCACCGGGTTCCTCGCGGACCTGCCCTACGTTTCCTGGGGCATCCAAGTGGCGGTCGCCGTCGTTTTCGCCTTCCTCTGGAAGAGGTCACTGGGCCGGGGACCGCTGGAACGCGTCATTGCAGCCGCCACCCAAAGAACCCGCGACCATGTCTTGGCCTCGCGGCCACAACCCGCCTAA
- the paaZ gene encoding phenylacetic acid degradation bifunctional protein PaaZ, translating into MTTTATAPEPSVDTVEIVPSFIRNSWWTPDVASAAGAASVLDASTGELLARVSTEGLDLAAVVDYGRTTGQAELGKLTFHQRALKLKELAQYLNGRREEFYALSAQTGATKVDSMIDIDGGIGVLFTFGSKGRRELPNAQVVVDGPMEVLSKDGSFAGEHIYTRIPGVAVQINAFNFPVWGMLEKLAPAFIAGVPTIVKPATPTGYVAAAVVKAIDESGILPKGSLQLVSGSVRTLLDHLDYRDLVAFTGSASTANTLKSHPNVVKGGVRFTSETDSLNAAILGPDAVKGTPEFDAFIKSLVTEMTAKAGQKCTSIRRAIVPQDLVSDVVAAVGERITERVVLGDPRAEGVTMGALASLEQLADVRAAVQSMLDAGGELAYGTLDSPKVTSADGSVGVVDGGAFMSPVLLSWADPEAEEVHSLEAFGPVSSVIGYTDLADAVRLAARGGGSLVASVCTNDPEVARELVTGIAAHHGRVLMLNREDARSSTGHGSPVPHLVHGGPGRAGGGEELGGIRSVMHHMQRTAIQGSPNMLTAVTGVWHTGADRNFTLDTEGQHPFRKSLATLHIGDAIRSELREVSLEEITKFANSTGDTFYAHTNQEAAEANPFFPGIVAHGYLLLAWGAGLFVEPAPGPVLANYGLENLRFITPVAAGDSIRVTLTAKKITPRETDEYGEVAWDAVLTNQNDEIVATYDVLTLVEK; encoded by the coding sequence ATGACCACCACTGCAACAGCTCCGGAACCCTCAGTCGACACCGTCGAGATTGTCCCGAGCTTCATCCGGAACTCGTGGTGGACCCCGGACGTAGCCTCCGCCGCCGGAGCCGCCTCCGTGCTGGACGCCAGCACCGGTGAACTCCTGGCCAGGGTGAGCACCGAGGGCCTGGACCTCGCCGCCGTCGTGGACTACGGCCGCACCACCGGCCAGGCGGAACTGGGCAAGCTGACCTTCCACCAGCGCGCCCTCAAGCTCAAGGAACTCGCGCAGTACCTCAACGGCCGCCGCGAGGAGTTCTACGCACTCTCCGCGCAGACCGGCGCCACCAAGGTCGACTCGATGATCGACATCGACGGCGGCATCGGCGTGCTCTTCACCTTCGGCTCCAAGGGCCGCCGCGAACTGCCCAACGCCCAGGTGGTGGTGGACGGGCCCATGGAGGTGCTGTCCAAGGACGGTTCCTTCGCCGGCGAACACATCTACACCCGGATCCCCGGCGTCGCCGTGCAGATCAACGCCTTCAACTTCCCGGTCTGGGGCATGCTCGAAAAGCTCGCCCCGGCCTTCATCGCCGGCGTCCCCACCATCGTCAAGCCCGCCACCCCTACCGGCTACGTCGCCGCGGCCGTGGTGAAGGCGATCGACGAATCCGGCATCCTGCCCAAGGGCTCGCTGCAGCTGGTCTCCGGCTCGGTCCGCACCCTGTTGGACCACCTCGACTACCGCGACCTCGTCGCCTTCACCGGCTCGGCCTCCACCGCCAACACGCTGAAGTCCCACCCCAACGTGGTCAAGGGCGGCGTCCGCTTCACCTCCGAAACCGACTCCCTCAACGCCGCCATCCTGGGCCCGGACGCCGTCAAGGGCACCCCGGAATTCGATGCCTTCATCAAGTCGCTCGTCACCGAGATGACGGCCAAGGCCGGCCAGAAATGCACCTCGATCCGCCGCGCGATCGTGCCGCAGGACCTGGTGTCCGACGTCGTGGCCGCAGTGGGGGAGCGGATCACCGAACGCGTCGTGCTGGGTGACCCGCGTGCCGAAGGTGTCACGATGGGCGCCCTCGCCTCGCTGGAGCAGCTCGCTGACGTGCGCGCAGCCGTCCAGTCCATGCTCGACGCCGGCGGCGAGCTCGCCTACGGCACCCTCGATTCGCCGAAGGTCACCAGCGCGGACGGGAGCGTCGGCGTCGTCGACGGCGGCGCGTTCATGTCGCCGGTGCTACTGAGCTGGGCCGACCCGGAAGCCGAGGAGGTCCACTCGCTGGAGGCCTTCGGCCCGGTCTCCTCGGTGATCGGCTACACAGACCTCGCCGACGCCGTCCGCCTCGCCGCCCGCGGGGGCGGCTCGCTGGTCGCCTCGGTCTGCACCAACGATCCGGAGGTGGCCCGCGAACTCGTCACCGGCATCGCAGCGCACCACGGACGCGTGCTCATGCTCAACCGGGAGGACGCCCGCAGCTCCACCGGGCACGGGTCTCCGGTCCCGCACCTGGTCCACGGCGGCCCGGGCCGCGCCGGCGGCGGCGAGGAACTGGGCGGCATCCGCTCGGTCATGCACCACATGCAGCGCACCGCCATCCAGGGCTCGCCGAACATGCTGACCGCCGTCACCGGCGTCTGGCACACCGGAGCGGACCGCAACTTCACCTTGGACACCGAGGGCCAGCACCCGTTCCGGAAGTCCCTGGCCACGCTGCACATCGGCGACGCCATCCGGTCGGAGCTGCGCGAGGTCTCGCTGGAGGAGATCACCAAGTTCGCCAATTCCACCGGCGACACCTTCTACGCCCACACCAACCAGGAGGCCGCGGAGGCCAACCCGTTCTTCCCGGGCATCGTCGCCCACGGCTACCTGCTCCTGGCCTGGGGCGCCGGCTTGTTCGTGGAGCCCGCGCCGGGCCCGGTACTGGCCAACTACGGCCTGGAGAACCTGCGCTTCATCACACCCGTTGCGGCCGGCGACTCCATCCGGGTCACCCTGACAGCCAAGAAGATCACCCCGCGTGAGACGGACGAGTACGGCGAGGTGGCCTGGGACGCCGTCCTGACCAACCAGAACGATGAAATCGTGGCCACCTACGATGTGCTCACCCTCGTCGAGAAGTAA
- a CDS encoding PaaI family thioesterase encodes MTTDSRAAEPWKITLGELDEKMGVKIVEQSVDRVVATMPVEGNRQSFGLLHGGASLAVGEAVGSWAAVIHASTLGKTAVGVDVSATHHKSAREGLITITATPIHLGGTVTTHEVLITNEAGERLCTLRITNLLLDRKG; translated from the coding sequence ATGACAACCGATTCCCGAGCCGCTGAGCCGTGGAAGATCACGCTTGGCGAACTTGACGAGAAAATGGGGGTCAAGATCGTGGAGCAGTCGGTGGACCGCGTCGTTGCCACCATGCCGGTGGAGGGCAACCGGCAGTCTTTCGGGCTCCTGCACGGCGGCGCCTCGCTCGCCGTAGGCGAGGCCGTGGGATCCTGGGCCGCCGTCATTCACGCCAGCACGCTGGGCAAGACGGCGGTGGGCGTGGATGTCTCGGCCACGCATCACAAATCGGCGCGTGAGGGGCTGATCACGATCACGGCGACCCCCATCCACTTGGGCGGCACGGTCACCACGCACGAGGTGTTGATCACCAACGAGGCCGGCGAGCGGCTGTGCACGCTGCGGATCACGAACCTGCTGCTGGACCGCAAGGGCTGA
- a CDS encoding tyrosine-protein phosphatase, translating into MGRREWLTETGWRQAYDGGIRTVIDLRNPEEIRRRDTDPRVGAATLAAFDVVHAPTEDPGNSEFRALCVPYLNDPASYPDNARIFPGKLAAVFKAVAAAPGGVVLHCSAGRDRSGMVAAMLQDLAGAGDDAIAGAYERAMRGINEHHRVSATPHPYERYLPEDVLATLITRRRESLLHFVRQVKTEEFLGRNGVSVAELAALRDKLGARADG; encoded by the coding sequence ATGGGGCGCCGGGAGTGGCTCACCGAGACCGGCTGGCGGCAGGCGTACGACGGCGGGATCCGTACCGTGATCGACCTCCGCAACCCGGAGGAGATCCGCCGCCGCGACACCGATCCGCGGGTCGGCGCCGCTACCCTTGCGGCGTTCGACGTCGTGCATGCCCCCACCGAGGATCCCGGCAACAGCGAGTTCCGTGCGCTGTGCGTTCCCTACTTGAACGACCCGGCGTCCTATCCCGACAACGCCAGGATCTTCCCCGGCAAGCTAGCTGCGGTGTTCAAGGCCGTGGCAGCTGCGCCAGGCGGCGTCGTGCTCCATTGCTCGGCCGGCCGGGACCGCAGCGGCATGGTCGCGGCCATGCTCCAGGACCTCGCTGGAGCCGGGGATGACGCCATTGCCGGAGCCTACGAGCGCGCCATGCGGGGCATCAATGAACACCACCGGGTGTCCGCCACCCCGCATCCGTACGAGCGGTACCTGCCCGAGGACGTCCTCGCGACGCTGATCACCCGCCGCCGGGAAAGCCTCCTGCACTTCGTGCGGCAGGTGAAAACCGAGGAGTTCCTGGGCCGCAACGGGGTGAGCGTCGCGGAGCTCGCCGCCCTCCGGGACAAGCTGGGCGCCCGGGCCGACGGGTAA
- a CDS encoding GNAT family N-acetyltransferase, with the protein MTTAPRHIEPITLTGRYVALEPLSHAHHDGLVEAVRDGELWKLWYTSVPAPEAMGAEIDRRLALQESGSMLPFATRLLDPDSGAPGKVIGMTTYMNIDAATPRVEIGSTWNAASAHGSGSNPDSKLLLLRHAFETLGCPAVEFRTHWLNHQSREAIARLGAKQDGVLRSHTRTADGVLRDTVVFSILEHEWPMVRSGLEARLAKRR; encoded by the coding sequence GTGACTACCGCCCCGCGCCACATCGAACCGATCACCCTCACCGGCCGGTACGTGGCCCTAGAACCCTTGAGCCACGCTCACCATGACGGCCTGGTGGAAGCGGTCCGGGACGGCGAACTCTGGAAGCTCTGGTACACCTCGGTCCCTGCGCCCGAGGCGATGGGCGCCGAGATCGACCGACGCCTGGCATTGCAGGAGAGCGGCTCGATGCTGCCGTTCGCCACCCGGCTGCTCGACCCGGACTCCGGCGCCCCGGGCAAGGTGATCGGGATGACCACGTACATGAACATCGACGCCGCCACGCCCCGGGTGGAGATCGGTTCCACCTGGAACGCCGCCTCCGCGCACGGCAGCGGCAGCAACCCTGACTCCAAGCTGCTGCTGCTCCGGCACGCCTTCGAAACCCTGGGCTGCCCCGCCGTCGAATTCCGCACGCACTGGCTCAACCACCAGTCCCGCGAGGCGATCGCCCGGCTGGGCGCCAAACAGGACGGCGTGCTGCGCAGTCACACCCGGACAGCCGACGGCGTCCTGCGCGATACCGTGGTGTTTTCAATCCTCGAACACGAGTGGCCGATGGTCCGCAGCGGACTCGAAGCGCGGCTGGCGAAGCGGCGCTAG
- a CDS encoding 3-hydroxyacyl-CoA dehydrogenase family protein gives MSNSVLPANLPATIGVLGGGRMGAGIAHAFLINGANVLVVERDEESAEAARERVESAAAKSIERGAIDGNLDEMVSRLSVTVDYDDFKDRQLVVEAVPEDWDLKVASLRGIEERLAADAYLASNTSSLSVNGLARELKRPQNFLGLHFFNPVPASTLIEVVLGEQTSETLARAARGWVEALGKTAVVVNDAPGFASSRLGVAIALEAMRMVEEGVASAEDIDNAMVLGYKHPTGPLRTTDIVGLDVRLGIAEYLASTLGERFAPPQILRDKVARGELGRKTGKGFFDWNA, from the coding sequence ATGAGCAACTCGGTACTCCCCGCGAACCTGCCTGCCACCATTGGAGTTCTCGGTGGCGGCCGCATGGGCGCGGGCATCGCCCACGCGTTCCTGATCAACGGCGCCAATGTCCTCGTCGTCGAGCGGGACGAGGAGTCCGCTGAGGCGGCCCGCGAGCGCGTGGAGTCCGCTGCAGCCAAGAGCATCGAGCGCGGCGCCATTGACGGGAACCTCGACGAAATGGTCTCCCGGCTCTCCGTGACCGTGGACTACGACGACTTCAAGGACCGGCAGCTCGTCGTCGAGGCCGTGCCCGAGGACTGGGACCTGAAGGTGGCCTCGCTGCGCGGGATCGAGGAACGGCTCGCAGCGGACGCGTACCTCGCCTCCAACACCTCCTCGCTCTCCGTCAACGGCCTGGCCCGCGAGCTGAAGCGTCCGCAGAATTTCCTGGGCCTGCACTTCTTCAACCCCGTCCCGGCGTCCACCCTGATCGAAGTGGTCCTCGGCGAGCAGACCTCGGAGACCCTCGCCCGGGCCGCCCGCGGCTGGGTGGAAGCGCTGGGGAAGACCGCCGTCGTCGTCAACGACGCCCCCGGCTTCGCGTCCTCGAGGCTGGGCGTCGCGATTGCCCTCGAAGCGATGCGCATGGTGGAAGAAGGCGTTGCCTCGGCCGAGGACATCGACAACGCCATGGTCCTGGGATACAAGCACCCCACCGGCCCGCTGCGCACCACCGACATTGTGGGCCTGGACGTCCGGCTCGGCATCGCCGAATACCTGGCCTCCACGCTGGGTGAGCGCTTCGCCCCGCCGCAGATCCTGCGGGACAAGGTGGCCCGCGGCGAACTCGGGCGCAAGACCGGCAAGGGCTTCTTCGACTGGAACGCCTGA
- a CDS encoding enoyl-CoA hydratase/isomerase family protein, with protein sequence MAAPVLDPAGFATLRVEEREDRVVVLLNRPEVRNAIDQQMVDELHRVCAYLEQTPKLLIMAGTEGVFASGADIAQLRERRRDDALQGINSTIFVRVAKLPMPVIAAIDGFCLGGGAELAYAADFRIGTPGVRIGNPETGLGILAAAGASWRLKELVGEPVAKEILLAGAVFRADRALAVGLITEIHDPAQLMDAAHALADRIAQQDPLAVRITKSVFHAPAEAHPLIDQLAQGILFESQAKFDRMQAFLDKKAAKKSAKKAATEPDHTTDRKK encoded by the coding sequence ATGGCGGCCCCGGTCCTGGACCCGGCAGGGTTCGCGACGCTCCGGGTCGAGGAACGCGAGGACCGGGTGGTGGTACTGCTCAACCGCCCCGAGGTCCGCAACGCCATCGACCAGCAGATGGTCGACGAGCTCCACCGGGTCTGCGCGTACCTGGAGCAGACCCCCAAGCTGCTGATAATGGCGGGCACGGAGGGCGTGTTCGCCTCCGGCGCGGACATCGCCCAGCTGCGCGAACGCCGCCGCGACGACGCACTGCAGGGCATCAACTCGACCATCTTCGTCCGGGTCGCCAAACTGCCGATGCCCGTCATCGCGGCCATCGACGGCTTCTGCCTGGGCGGCGGCGCCGAGCTCGCCTACGCGGCCGACTTCCGGATCGGCACGCCCGGGGTCCGGATTGGCAACCCAGAGACGGGCCTCGGCATCCTGGCGGCCGCCGGGGCCAGCTGGCGCCTCAAGGAACTGGTAGGGGAGCCCGTCGCCAAGGAAATCCTGCTGGCCGGAGCAGTGTTCCGCGCCGACCGGGCGCTCGCGGTTGGCCTCATCACCGAGATCCACGACCCCGCGCAGCTGATGGACGCCGCCCATGCGCTGGCGGACCGGATCGCGCAGCAGGATCCGCTCGCGGTGCGGATCACCAAATCGGTGTTCCACGCCCCGGCGGAGGCGCACCCGCTGATCGACCAGCTGGCGCAGGGCATCCTGTTTGAATCGCAGGCGAAGTTCGACCGTATGCAGGCCTTCCTGGACAAGAAGGCTGCCAAAAAGTCTGCCAAAAAGGCCGCCACAGAACCAGACCACACCACGGACCGGAAGAAGTAG
- a CDS encoding acetyl-CoA C-acyltransferase, giving the protein MVEAFLVGGARTPVGRYGGALSAVRPDDLAALVVREAVARAGVDPDAIDEVILGNANGAGEENRNVARMATILAGLPLHIPGITVNRLCASGLSAIIMASQMIKSGAADIVIAGGVESMSRAPWVQEKPQTAFAKPGQIFDTSIGWRFANPLFQKGELSRDGKMTYSMPETAEEVARVDGISREDADAFAVRSHERSLAAIAAGRFAEEIVPVAVKTRKGETVVDTDEGPRAGTTMDVLAGLRPVVAGGSVVTAGNSSTLNDGASAIIVASEAAIQKLGLTPRARIIDGASAGCEPEIMGIGPVPATQKVLARTGLNVGDLGAVELNEAFATQSLASMRRLGLDPEIVNRDGGAISLGHPLGSSGSRIAITLLGRMEREDAKIGLATMCIGVGQGTAMLLERV; this is encoded by the coding sequence ATGGTCGAGGCTTTTCTTGTTGGCGGTGCCCGCACTCCCGTGGGACGGTACGGTGGGGCCCTCTCCGCTGTCCGTCCCGACGACCTGGCGGCGCTGGTGGTCCGTGAAGCCGTGGCCCGCGCCGGAGTCGACCCGGACGCCATCGACGAGGTCATCCTCGGCAACGCTAACGGCGCCGGCGAGGAAAACCGCAACGTCGCCCGGATGGCCACCATCCTGGCCGGCCTCCCGCTCCACATCCCCGGTATCACGGTCAACCGGCTCTGCGCCTCCGGCCTGAGCGCCATCATCATGGCCAGCCAGATGATCAAATCCGGCGCCGCGGACATCGTGATCGCCGGCGGCGTCGAATCCATGAGCCGCGCCCCCTGGGTGCAGGAAAAGCCGCAAACCGCCTTCGCCAAGCCGGGCCAGATCTTCGATACCTCCATCGGTTGGCGCTTCGCCAACCCGCTGTTCCAGAAGGGCGAACTCTCCCGCGACGGCAAAATGACCTACTCCATGCCGGAGACGGCCGAGGAAGTCGCCCGCGTGGACGGCATTTCCCGCGAGGACGCCGACGCGTTCGCCGTCCGCTCACACGAGCGTTCCCTCGCCGCGATTGCCGCCGGCCGCTTCGCCGAGGAAATCGTTCCCGTGGCCGTCAAGACCCGCAAGGGCGAGACGGTCGTGGACACCGACGAGGGCCCCCGTGCCGGCACCACCATGGACGTGCTCGCGGGCCTCCGCCCCGTAGTCGCCGGCGGCTCGGTGGTCACCGCCGGCAACTCCTCCACCCTCAACGACGGCGCTTCGGCGATCATCGTCGCCTCCGAAGCAGCCATCCAGAAGCTCGGCCTCACCCCGCGGGCCCGCATCATCGACGGTGCCTCCGCCGGGTGTGAACCCGAGATCATGGGCATTGGCCCGGTCCCCGCCACACAAAAGGTGCTCGCCCGGACCGGGCTCAACGTGGGGGATCTTGGCGCCGTCGAACTCAACGAGGCATTCGCCACCCAGTCGCTGGCCTCCATGCGCCGGCTTGGTCTCGACCCGGAGATTGTGAACCGCGACGGCGGGGCGATCTCCCTGGGGCATCCGCTCGGCTCGTCCGGATCCCGGATCGCCATCACCCTGCTGGGCCGGATGGAACGCGAAGACGCCAAGATCGGACTCGCCACGATGTGCATCGGCGTGGGCCAGGGCACGGCCATGCTGCTGGAGCGCGTCTAA
- a CDS encoding pentapeptide repeat-containing protein: MARASDGHRVAAPRLTPVQLADLVRDPAPAFRRGERYDGVQYSRAAADGLELSGTEFAECEFDGVSFNETQLRGASFRDCVLAEVYAPVFMAARSSLRDVEIRNPRWGSAELYESGWQSVRIDGGKLDYLNLRGSKLVDVQISDCIINELDLGSCTATRMALKNCTVGSLDFTGAQLKDFDLRGTDFRSLSGLGSLAGLVVDDYQLTLLAPLLAGHLGITVA, translated from the coding sequence ATGGCGCGGGCTTCGGACGGGCACAGGGTGGCCGCACCGCGCCTCACGCCGGTCCAACTGGCGGACCTCGTGCGGGACCCTGCCCCCGCGTTCCGCCGCGGCGAGCGCTACGACGGCGTCCAGTACAGCCGGGCGGCTGCGGACGGGCTGGAACTCAGCGGCACGGAGTTTGCCGAATGCGAGTTCGACGGCGTCTCGTTCAACGAGACCCAGCTGCGCGGCGCCAGCTTCCGCGACTGCGTCCTGGCCGAGGTCTACGCTCCGGTGTTCATGGCCGCACGCTCGAGCCTGCGCGACGTCGAAATCCGCAATCCCCGCTGGGGGTCGGCGGAACTGTATGAAAGCGGCTGGCAGTCCGTGCGGATCGACGGCGGCAAGCTGGACTACCTCAACCTCCGCGGTTCCAAGCTCGTGGACGTCCAGATCAGTGACTGCATCATCAACGAACTGGACCTGGGCTCCTGCACGGCCACCCGGATGGCACTGAAGAACTGCACGGTCGGAAGCCTGGACTTCACTGGCGCCCAGCTCAAGGACTTCGACCTGCGCGGCACCGACTTCCGCTCGCTCAGCGGCCTCGGCAGCCTTGCGGGTCTCGTCGTCGACGACTACCAGCTGACCCTGCTGGCGCCCCTGCTGGCGGGCCACCTGGGCATCACGGTGGCCTGA
- a CDS encoding CsbD family protein, with protein MGIGDKIQNEAEHLGGKAKEATGNATDNDRLKAEGQKDQVVADAKKVGENVKDAVKRD; from the coding sequence ATGGGTATCGGAGACAAGATTCAGAACGAAGCGGAGCACCTCGGCGGCAAGGCCAAGGAAGCTACCGGTAACGCCACGGACAATGACCGCCTGAAGGCCGAAGGCCAGAAGGACCAGGTCGTAGCTGACGCGAAGAAGGTCGGCGAAAACGTCAAGGACGCGGTCAAGCGGGACTAG
- a CDS encoding dienelactone hydrolase family protein, with product MARNPADRPQAPDMHLHNLDLSAASSAAGGSPQLRGYLAEPEGEGPFPAVLMVHEAFGLDDITVRHAERLAAAGYLVLAVDLYSDGGARRCLVSTMRSLAAGQGRAFTDLATARQWLLDSGRTTGKIGVIGFCMGGSFALLMANDGFDAAAVNYGRLPKDPETELAGACPIVANFGARDRTLPGAAARLTAALESLGVEHDIKEFETAGHAFLNDAEAGPRPLRPLFRVLGIGPDPQSAPEAWRRIEDHFARYLKD from the coding sequence ATGGCCAGGAATCCCGCCGACCGGCCCCAAGCGCCGGACATGCATCTACACAACCTCGATCTCAGTGCGGCCAGCAGCGCGGCCGGCGGATCGCCCCAACTCCGCGGCTACCTGGCGGAGCCGGAAGGGGAGGGACCATTCCCGGCCGTGCTGATGGTCCATGAAGCCTTCGGCCTCGACGACATCACCGTCCGGCACGCTGAGCGGCTGGCAGCCGCGGGATATCTGGTCCTTGCAGTGGATCTGTACAGTGACGGCGGCGCGCGCCGGTGCCTCGTGTCGACCATGCGCTCCCTCGCGGCCGGGCAGGGGCGTGCGTTTACCGACCTGGCGACCGCCCGGCAGTGGCTGCTGGACTCAGGCCGCACGACGGGAAAGATCGGGGTAATCGGTTTTTGCATGGGCGGCAGCTTTGCCCTGCTGATGGCCAACGACGGCTTCGACGCCGCGGCGGTGAATTACGGAAGGCTGCCGAAGGACCCGGAAACGGAGCTCGCCGGTGCCTGCCCCATCGTGGCCAACTTCGGAGCGAGGGACCGGACCCTTCCTGGGGCTGCGGCACGGCTGACCGCCGCGCTCGAGTCCCTCGGCGTCGAGCACGACATCAAGGAATTCGAAACGGCGGGGCACGCGTTCCTCAACGACGCGGAGGCCGGGCCCAGGCCACTGCGCCCGCTGTTCCGGGTGCTAGGCATCGGGCCCGACCCGCAGTCCGCCCCCGAGGCCTGGCGCCGGATCGAAGACCATTTCGCCCGGTACTTGAAGGACTGA